One genomic region from Syngnathus typhle isolate RoL2023-S1 ecotype Sweden linkage group LG17, RoL_Styp_1.0, whole genome shotgun sequence encodes:
- the LOC133170844 gene encoding uncharacterized protein LOC133170844, protein MTAVPLEEDPWVFQKLVAMETNTSMTSQNDNNLWKMDSKMVADNQETANISTPGEETLNDPNDPPPTDSTQNDAINIAGADYKFIPLQQSLSNMGPPLAGGRYEDLAASNSSVTLVFEAGDDTEAEANPIRLHWHHSERQSMETHRDTEEASAGTPRILEEFKDLPRNAEDQIPRGPLRGTKDEFPKLASSDTVDKVRDEIQQEDLTMEDTKGDKIFQNEENMIAGALGDLKTEKKQNEEAKYDPRDEFGRIASDILQGERLLQRLQLVQQRQEADMCQEVRHEEKFLAEAEIGGDQTGQDQKDQIRFYTIRTKTSLLEREKTEGTERGETQEKILEHFGTPTRETNCSDDTPSLSCESPISSNETISTSSTLRSARHRFSVTETSTEKQIHEDAQGKQNLQRSGGVLNLADDPDVLEIPFKTNIVFKVAPKKMCQDQDDEWQLKVPSQESPRRLGTGQEEVSKEFGRKEAHQKTKLLFEDFQQDNTLGPTRLRKALSTSLTNHDSPTVLERTLSLDMFSLSEKKKSSDNLCSKIPSAASRDRTRLSPYPNVRLCRSSDSIGSDISAVENDRSEGTGREAPVLQQNPFFKLRPASALKPKVEEDIREAEAREDELRKQRDSLYGEKQHRTEEAGKPKRTSTVIPGGKQQSRGKLERVWPPPSKKEQFKFEHTQVRAGNQRSNLWQRWEFGQINGQPSSEKD, encoded by the exons ATGACGGCAGTGCCACTAGAAG AAGATCCTTGGGTTTTTCAAAAGCTTGTCGCCatggaaacaaacacatcaatgaccTCTCAGAATGACAATAACCTGTGGAAGATGGATTCTAAGATGGTGGCAGACAATCAAGAAACAGCAAACATTAGTACTCCTGGAGAGGAAACCTTAAATGACCCCAATGACCCTCCCCCAACTGACTCAACTCAAAATGACGCAATAAACATCGCCGGTGCAGATTATAAATTCATCCCACTCCAACAATCCCTTTCAAACATGGGGCCACCATTGGCGGGAGGGAGGTACGAAGACCTAGCCGCAAGTAATTCCAGCGTGACCCTTGTGTTTGAGGCAGGTGACGACACTGAGGCTGAAGCTAATCCCATCAGATTACACTGGCATCATAGTGAAAGGCAGTCAATGGAAACACACAGGGACACTGAGGAAGCGTCAGCAGGTACGCCACGGATTCTTGAGGAGTTTAAAGACCTTCCTCGAAATGCTGAGGACCAAATACCCAGGGGTCCATTAAGAGGAACAAAAGACGAATTTCCGAAGCTAGCATCTTCAGACACTGTGGACAAGGTAAGAGATGAAATACAACAAGAAGATTTAACTATGGAGGACACAAAAGGCGACAAGATCTTCCAAAATGAGGAAAACATGATTGCCGGAGCACTCGGTGATTTAAAGACAGAAAAGAAACAGAACGAAGAGGCAAAATATGATCCTAGAGATGAATTTGGGAGAATAGCTTCAGATATTCTTCAAGGCGAAAGACTTCTTCAGCGTTTGCAACTAGTGCAGCAACGACAGGAGGCAGATATGTGCCAAGAGGTTCGCCATGAGGAGAAGTTTTTGGCTGAAGCAGAAATTGGAGGGGACCAGACAGGCCAAGACCAAAAAGACCAGATCAGATTCTACACCATCAGGACAAAGACAAGCCTGTTGGAAAGAGAAAAGACTGAAGGAACCGAGAGAGGAGAAACCCAAGAGAAGATACTTGAGCACTTTGGTACTCCCACAAGAGAAACAAATTGTTCTGATGATACCCCAAGTCTCAGTTGTGAGTCTCCAATCAGTTCCAATGAAACCATTTCCACTTCAAGTACCCTTCGATCCGCCCGGCACCGTTTCTCTGTCACGGAAACGTCCACGGAAAAGCAAATCCACGAGGATGCCCAAGGGAAACAAAACTTGCAGAGGTCTGGGGGGGTTCTGAACCTGGCGGATGATCCGGATGTACTGGAAATCCCCTTTAAAACAAATATCGTGTTCAAAGTAGCacccaaaaaaatgtgtcaAGATCAGGACGATGAATGGCAGCTGAAGGTGCCGAGTCAGGAGAGTCCGAGAAGACTTGGAACTGGACAGGAGGAGGTCTCAAAAGAGTTTGGTAGAAAAGAGGCCCATCAAAAGACAAAATTGCTGTTTGAAGATTTCCAGCAGGATAACACACTTGGTCCAACCAGATTACGAAAAGCCCTTTCAACATCATTGACAAATCACGATTCTCCTACGGTTCTCGAACGTACGCTTAGCTTGGATATGTTTTCGCTCTcggaaaagaagaaaagttcCGACAACCTGTGCTCCAAGATTCCGAGTGCGGCATCTCGAGATCGGACCCGATTATCGCCATACCCAAATGTACGTCTTTGCCGAAGTTCGGACTCCATCGGTTCAGATATCTCCGCGGTAGAAAATGACAGATCTGAAGGGACTGGACGGGAAGCTCCCGTGCTCCAACAAAATCCTTTCTTCAAGTTGCGTCCAGCATCGGCTCTAAAGCCAAAGGTTGAGGAGGACATCCGGGAAGCTGAAGCAAGAGAAGACGAACTTCGGAAACAACGAGATTCCTTGTATGGAGAGAAGCAACATCGTACAGAGGAAGCTGGCAAGCCGAAACGTACTTCGACTGTCATACCAG GTGGAAAGCAACAGTCTCGGGGTAAACTGGAACGAGTCTGGCCACCACCCAGCAAGAAAGAGCAATTTAAATTTGAGCACACACAG GTTAGAGCTGGAAATCAGAGGTCTAATCTGTGGCAACGCTGGGAGTTTGGTCAAATCAACGGACAGCCGTCATCAGAAAAGGACTGA
- the LOC133170846 gene encoding paralemmin-1-like, which produces MAQRTFQESGEDGRSVLGMLTVQVERDPKTGATVVKSVSPMSTPASGPLASAVFDDGRKSIHAVGGSGCNPSTEELGQILSIVDGVGMQVMLDEVTVTNAEANGIPVKQIQVPVNQESKEKRVKFDSPQRPEDKMTTDVSRPSMTFEENPNVMVVSDATGNEVTMEDCDLEESPVTLVFLGYTDSTTTQENPDMLIAERVIIAEDGEEHSVADKETGKENEMYQDVPLKGKDQRSQIQEDNATKESSSPNVEGRKGPSKHKSCQCCSVM; this is translated from the exons ATGGCACAAAGGACATTTCAAGAAAGTGGGGAGGATGGCCGCTCAG TTTTGGGAATGCTAACAGTCCAAGTGGAACGGGACCCCAAGACAGGAGCCACAGTTGTTAAATCTGTGTCCCCCATGTCTACACCAGCCAGCGGTCCACTAGCCAGCGCCGTCTTTGACGACGGGCGGAAAAGCATCCATGCTGTCGGTGGGTCAGGTTGTAATCCCTCAACCGAAGAGCTCGGGCAGATTTTGAGTATCGTCGACGGTGTTGGGATGCAAGTGATGCTAGATGAAGTCACTGTCACGAATGCAGAAGCCAACGGGATTCCAGTCAAACAAATACAGGTGCCTGTCAATCAAGAGTCAAAAGAGAAGCGCGTGAAGTTCGACAGTCCTCAAAGGCCTGAAGATAAAATGACAACAGACGTCAGCCGTCCAAGTATGACATTTGAGGAAAATCCAAATGTGATGGTGGTTAGCGACGCAACAGGAAACGAGGTGACCATGGAGGATTGCGACTTGGAGGAAAGTCCAGTCACCCTTGTGTTCCTGGGCTACACCGATTCAACCACAACCCAAGAAAACCCGGACATGCTCATAGCTGAGAGAGTGATCATCGCAGAGGACGGAGAAGAACACAGTGTTGCCGATAAGGAGAcgggaaaagaaaatgaaatgtatCAGGACGTTCCCCTGAAGGGAAAAGATCAAAGGTCTCAAATCCAGGAAGATAATGCTACGAAGGAATCATCTTCACCCAACGTTGAAGGGCGAAAAGGCCCCTCCAAGCACAAGAGCTGTCAGTGTTGCTCCGTCATGTAA